In Nasonia vitripennis strain AsymCx chromosome 2, Nvit_psr_1.1, whole genome shotgun sequence, a genomic segment contains:
- the LOC103317917 gene encoding sodium channel protein Nach-like, with translation MGKSLKGKLHAFLLERHGSTRYDLQSDQLARIISEIYSKTLRDCDCQPDCENTKYTVSITGEPLNAARFKPGIFYNKAREYPNSTALHITFAGQAAVLERRELVLSWINLVSSLGGVFSLFLGCSFISVIEFFYFFIFQLVRKLQTRRAQ, from the exons ATGGGGAAATCCCTGAAAGGCAAACTGCATGCCTTTCTACTCGAACGACATGGATCGACGAGATACGATCTGCAATCTGACCAACTGGCGCGAATCATATCCGAGATTTACTCGAAAACCCTTCGCGACTGCGACTGTCAGCCCGACTGCGAGAATACCAAATACACCGTGTCCATCACCGGCGAACCCTTGAACGCAGCTCGCTTCAAACCCGGAATATTTTA CAACAAAGCGAGAGAATACCCTAATTCGACGGCGCTGCACATCACGTTCGCCGGACAGGCTGCGGTACTCGAACGTCGAGAGTTGGTTCTTTCTTGGATAAACCtcgtgt CTTCACTAGGAGGCGTGTTTAGCTTGTTTCTGGGGTGCAGCTTCATCTCCGTTATTGAgtttttctactttttcatATTTCAATTGGTGAGAAAGTTGCAAACGAGACGTGCCCAGTAA
- the LOC100120052 gene encoding uncharacterized protein LOC100120052 isoform X1, whose translation MVTITILKNFVTKLSNISFLKMLFIYEQYFVSHRGIMVKPKRLDKTRMRRRTSLEIEEEQSRTLYIRLPHTIKDEQEIKDLFFGDIKLKIPRQSARYCHVIFPNVEEKLKNMKALKKKLVDGKPIYAGPPKPINLEKKKKPKQKKIVVPDPTDDPKLGKYLFVSNIPAGVKASEIKDAFPGSRTVALIKGLVNGKRLAKVKMSSTQLCQHYVNNESEWPSFRDTKCSITFSKNVSNSKNKKKKPKNKSKPLKIYDGETEVKNDSKSPKKSKVEGEAEDVDETLTDDEDDVEKEDEVTEEENDVSDEE comes from the exons ATGGTAACGATCACGATTTT AAAGAATTTTGTCACCAAATTGAGTAATATCTCATTCTTGAAGATGCTCTTTATTTATGAACAATATTTTGTTTCACATAGGGGAATCATGGTTAAGCCCAAGCGTTTAGACAAAACAAGGATGCGCAGGCGCACATCTTTAGAAATCGAAGAAGAACAGAGCAGAACATTATACATTCGATTGCCACACACGATCAAAGATGAACAAGAAATCAAAGACCTATTTTTTGGAGATATTAAATTGAAGATTCCTCGACAATCTGCCAGATATTGTCATGTAATATTCCCTAAtgttgaagaaaaattaaaaaacatgaaagctttaaaaaaaaagttagtaGATGGAAAACCCATTTACGCGGGTCCACCAAAACCTATAAATttagagaagaagaaaaaaccaAAGCAGAAGAAGATTGTTGTCCCAGACCCTACAGATGATCCCAAATTGGGAAAATA TCTATTTGTATCAAATATACCTGCTGGTGTTAAGGCTTCAGAAATAAAAGACGCGTTTCCAGGATCTAGAACTGTTGCTTTGATAAAGGGATTGGTAAATGGAAAAAG GTTAGCAAAAGTAAAGATGTCATCAACACAATTATGTCAGCATTATGTTAATAATGAATCAGAATGGCCTTCATTTCGTGACACAAAATGTTCAATAACATTCTCTAAGAACGTTAGCAACagtaagaataaaaaaaagaaacccaagaataaatcaaaacctttAAAGATATACGATGGAGAGACAGAAGTGAAAAATGACTCAAAATCACCaaaaaaatcgaaggtggAAGGTGAGGCTGAAGATGTTGATGAAACGTTAACAGATGATGAAGATGATGTTGAAAAAGAAGATGAAGTCACAGAGGAAGAGAATGATGTGTCTGATGAAGAATAG
- the LOC100120052 gene encoding uncharacterized protein LOC100120052 isoform X2, whose translation MVTITILGIMVKPKRLDKTRMRRRTSLEIEEEQSRTLYIRLPHTIKDEQEIKDLFFGDIKLKIPRQSARYCHVIFPNVEEKLKNMKALKKKLVDGKPIYAGPPKPINLEKKKKPKQKKIVVPDPTDDPKLGKYLFVSNIPAGVKASEIKDAFPGSRTVALIKGLVNGKRLAKVKMSSTQLCQHYVNNESEWPSFRDTKCSITFSKNVSNSKNKKKKPKNKSKPLKIYDGETEVKNDSKSPKKSKVEGEAEDVDETLTDDEDDVEKEDEVTEEENDVSDEE comes from the exons ATGGTAACGATCACGATTTT GGGAATCATGGTTAAGCCCAAGCGTTTAGACAAAACAAGGATGCGCAGGCGCACATCTTTAGAAATCGAAGAAGAACAGAGCAGAACATTATACATTCGATTGCCACACACGATCAAAGATGAACAAGAAATCAAAGACCTATTTTTTGGAGATATTAAATTGAAGATTCCTCGACAATCTGCCAGATATTGTCATGTAATATTCCCTAAtgttgaagaaaaattaaaaaacatgaaagctttaaaaaaaaagttagtaGATGGAAAACCCATTTACGCGGGTCCACCAAAACCTATAAATttagagaagaagaaaaaaccaAAGCAGAAGAAGATTGTTGTCCCAGACCCTACAGATGATCCCAAATTGGGAAAATA TCTATTTGTATCAAATATACCTGCTGGTGTTAAGGCTTCAGAAATAAAAGACGCGTTTCCAGGATCTAGAACTGTTGCTTTGATAAAGGGATTGGTAAATGGAAAAAG GTTAGCAAAAGTAAAGATGTCATCAACACAATTATGTCAGCATTATGTTAATAATGAATCAGAATGGCCTTCATTTCGTGACACAAAATGTTCAATAACATTCTCTAAGAACGTTAGCAACagtaagaataaaaaaaagaaacccaagaataaatcaaaacctttAAAGATATACGATGGAGAGACAGAAGTGAAAAATGACTCAAAATCACCaaaaaaatcgaaggtggAAGGTGAGGCTGAAGATGTTGATGAAACGTTAACAGATGATGAAGATGATGTTGAAAAAGAAGATGAAGTCACAGAGGAAGAGAATGATGTGTCTGATGAAGAATAG
- the LOC100120052 gene encoding uncharacterized protein LOC100120052 isoform X3 — protein sequence MVKPKRLDKTRMRRRTSLEIEEEQSRTLYIRLPHTIKDEQEIKDLFFGDIKLKIPRQSARYCHVIFPNVEEKLKNMKALKKKLVDGKPIYAGPPKPINLEKKKKPKQKKIVVPDPTDDPKLGKYLFVSNIPAGVKASEIKDAFPGSRTVALIKGLVNGKRLAKVKMSSTQLCQHYVNNESEWPSFRDTKCSITFSKNVSNSKNKKKKPKNKSKPLKIYDGETEVKNDSKSPKKSKVEGEAEDVDETLTDDEDDVEKEDEVTEEENDVSDEE from the exons ATGGTTAAGCCCAAGCGTTTAGACAAAACAAGGATGCGCAGGCGCACATCTTTAGAAATCGAAGAAGAACAGAGCAGAACATTATACATTCGATTGCCACACACGATCAAAGATGAACAAGAAATCAAAGACCTATTTTTTGGAGATATTAAATTGAAGATTCCTCGACAATCTGCCAGATATTGTCATGTAATATTCCCTAAtgttgaagaaaaattaaaaaacatgaaagctttaaaaaaaaagttagtaGATGGAAAACCCATTTACGCGGGTCCACCAAAACCTATAAATttagagaagaagaaaaaaccaAAGCAGAAGAAGATTGTTGTCCCAGACCCTACAGATGATCCCAAATTGGGAAAATA TCTATTTGTATCAAATATACCTGCTGGTGTTAAGGCTTCAGAAATAAAAGACGCGTTTCCAGGATCTAGAACTGTTGCTTTGATAAAGGGATTGGTAAATGGAAAAAG GTTAGCAAAAGTAAAGATGTCATCAACACAATTATGTCAGCATTATGTTAATAATGAATCAGAATGGCCTTCATTTCGTGACACAAAATGTTCAATAACATTCTCTAAGAACGTTAGCAACagtaagaataaaaaaaagaaacccaagaataaatcaaaacctttAAAGATATACGATGGAGAGACAGAAGTGAAAAATGACTCAAAATCACCaaaaaaatcgaaggtggAAGGTGAGGCTGAAGATGTTGATGAAACGTTAACAGATGATGAAGATGATGTTGAAAAAGAAGATGAAGTCACAGAGGAAGAGAATGATGTGTCTGATGAAGAATAG